Proteins from a single region of Paramormyrops kingsleyae isolate MSU_618 chromosome 9, PKINGS_0.4, whole genome shotgun sequence:
- the erp44 gene encoding endoplasmic reticulum resident protein 44 isoform X1 yields MKLSAVIPSLEIHCFTILLVTWFSTPVRSEVITLDGGNIDDILNNAGVALVNFYADWCRFSQMLHPIFEEGSNVVREEFPDTKQVVFARVDCDQHSDIAQRYRISKYPTLKLFRNGMMMKREYRGQRSVSAIADFIRQQKVDPVKELQSLEEATSIDRSRRTIIGYFERKDSENYSTFEKVANILRDDCVFLATFGEISKPERFSGDNMIYKPIGESVPDMVYLGSLTNFDLSHAWAQDKCVPLVREITFENGEELTEEGIPFLILFHLKEDHESLERFQQEVARQLISEKGSINFLHADCDKFRHPLLHIQKTPADCPVIAIDSFRHMYVFPEFSDLTVPGKLRQFVLDLHSGKLHREFHHGPDPTDTTPGQEDSRVVQSSPPESSFQKLAPSETRYTFARDRDEL; encoded by the exons ATGAAATTATCTGCAGTTATACCCTCTCTAGAAATCCACTGCTTCACGATACTCTTG GTTACTTGGTTTAGCACTCCGGTTAGAAGTGAAGTAATCACTCTGGATGGGGGTAACATCGATGACATCTTGA ACAATGCTGGTGTGGCTTTAGTGAATTTTTATGCAGACTG GTGCAGATTCAGCCAAATGCTGCACCCCATCTTTGAGGAGGGCTCTAATGTGGTTCGAGAAGAGTTTCCCGATACCAAGCAGGTGGTGTTTGCTCGTGTGGACTGCGATCAGCACT CCGACATCGCCCAGCGCTACCGCATCAGCAAGTACCCCACCCTGAAGCTCTTCCGCAACGGCATGATGATGAAGCGCGAATACCGCGGCCAGAGGTCTGTGTCGGCCATCGCCGACTTCATCCGGCAGCAGAAGGTCGACCCTGTGAAGGAGTTGCAGAGCCTGGAGGAGGCCACCAGCATTGAT CGGAGTAGGAGAACCATCATAGGCTACTTTGAGAGGAAGGATTCTGAGAACTACAGCACGTTTGAGAAGGTGGCCAACATCCTACGAGATGACTGCGTCTTCCTGGCTACCTTCGG GGAAATATCGAAACCAGAGCGCTTCAGCGGAGATAACATGATCTATAAACCCATCGGG GAGAGTGTTCCTGATATGGTATACCTGGGCTCCCTCACCAACTTTGACCTGTCGCACGCCTGGGCTCAGGACAAGTGCGTGCCACTGGTGCGCGAGATCACCTTTGAGAACGGCGAG GAGCTGACCGAAGAGGGGATCCCGTTCCTCATCCTGTTCCACCTGAAGGAGGACCACGAGAGCTTGGAAAGGTTTCAGCAGGAAGTGGCCCGTCAGCTGATAAGTGAAAAAG GTTCCATCAACTTCCTCCATGCCGACTGCGACAAGTTCCGACACCCCCTGCTGCACATCCAGAAGACGCCAGCGGACTGCCCCGTCATCGCCATCGACAGCTTCCGGCACATGTACGTCTTCCCGGAGTTCAGCGACTTGAC GGTTCCGGGCAAGTTGCGGCAGTTCGTCCTGGACCTGCACTCGGGGAAACTGCACCGGGAGTTCCACCACGGCCCAGACCCCACCGACACCACCCCCGGACAG GAGGACAGCAGAGTGGTACAGAGCAGCCCCCCCGAGAGCTCCTTTCAGAAGCTGGCTCCCAGTGAAACCCGCTACACTTTCGCCAGGGACCGGGATGAGCTGTAG
- the erp44 gene encoding endoplasmic reticulum resident protein 44 isoform X2 — MLHPIFEEGSNVVREEFPDTKQVVFARVDCDQHSDIAQRYRISKYPTLKLFRNGMMMKREYRGQRSVSAIADFIRQQKVDPVKELQSLEEATSIDRSRRTIIGYFERKDSENYSTFEKVANILRDDCVFLATFGEISKPERFSGDNMIYKPIGESVPDMVYLGSLTNFDLSHAWAQDKCVPLVREITFENGEELTEEGIPFLILFHLKEDHESLERFQQEVARQLISEKGSINFLHADCDKFRHPLLHIQKTPADCPVIAIDSFRHMYVFPEFSDLTVPGKLRQFVLDLHSGKLHREFHHGPDPTDTTPGQEDSRVVQSSPPESSFQKLAPSETRYTFARDRDEL, encoded by the exons ATGCTGCACCCCATCTTTGAGGAGGGCTCTAATGTGGTTCGAGAAGAGTTTCCCGATACCAAGCAGGTGGTGTTTGCTCGTGTGGACTGCGATCAGCACT CCGACATCGCCCAGCGCTACCGCATCAGCAAGTACCCCACCCTGAAGCTCTTCCGCAACGGCATGATGATGAAGCGCGAATACCGCGGCCAGAGGTCTGTGTCGGCCATCGCCGACTTCATCCGGCAGCAGAAGGTCGACCCTGTGAAGGAGTTGCAGAGCCTGGAGGAGGCCACCAGCATTGAT CGGAGTAGGAGAACCATCATAGGCTACTTTGAGAGGAAGGATTCTGAGAACTACAGCACGTTTGAGAAGGTGGCCAACATCCTACGAGATGACTGCGTCTTCCTGGCTACCTTCGG GGAAATATCGAAACCAGAGCGCTTCAGCGGAGATAACATGATCTATAAACCCATCGGG GAGAGTGTTCCTGATATGGTATACCTGGGCTCCCTCACCAACTTTGACCTGTCGCACGCCTGGGCTCAGGACAAGTGCGTGCCACTGGTGCGCGAGATCACCTTTGAGAACGGCGAG GAGCTGACCGAAGAGGGGATCCCGTTCCTCATCCTGTTCCACCTGAAGGAGGACCACGAGAGCTTGGAAAGGTTTCAGCAGGAAGTGGCCCGTCAGCTGATAAGTGAAAAAG GTTCCATCAACTTCCTCCATGCCGACTGCGACAAGTTCCGACACCCCCTGCTGCACATCCAGAAGACGCCAGCGGACTGCCCCGTCATCGCCATCGACAGCTTCCGGCACATGTACGTCTTCCCGGAGTTCAGCGACTTGAC GGTTCCGGGCAAGTTGCGGCAGTTCGTCCTGGACCTGCACTCGGGGAAACTGCACCGGGAGTTCCACCACGGCCCAGACCCCACCGACACCACCCCCGGACAG GAGGACAGCAGAGTGGTACAGAGCAGCCCCCCCGAGAGCTCCTTTCAGAAGCTGGCTCCCAGTGAAACCCGCTACACTTTCGCCAGGGACCGGGATGAGCTGTAG